The Amphiura filiformis unplaced genomic scaffold, Afil_fr2py scaffold_217, whole genome shotgun sequence genome includes the window GGACATGTTGAATCTCTGTGGCTACGAGCAGCGTCTTACAGATGTCATCAATATTGGAGTCAAGAAGTCGGGAACATCAATGTTTCAACAATTCTTTATTAAGCATCCTCAAATTGTTCGCGCACTGGACAGCGAAGTTCACTTCTTCGATTGGAATTACCATAAAGGAATTGGTTACTATAGATCACGTATGATGTTTGCATCATCAGAAATGTTATCCTTTGAGAAAACTCCGAGATATTTTAGGACAAAGGATGCGCCTTCTAACATGGTCAAAGATTTACCAGACCAtgttaaatttatacttttagTTAAAGACCCAGTCAAACGATCGATATCTGAATTTAGACACAATTTGCAGATGAAATCAAAACGCACTGGTTTAATGAACAGGACGGAGCACAGTGGAGGAATACGCTTCGAAAATGAAGTACTACGGCAAGACGGCGAGGTCAATGTAGACAGCGAGATAATTGATACAAGTTTGTACGCTAAGCATTTTAGCAATTGGCTTGATTATTACCCGAGAGAAAAGTTTCTCATTCTTGATTACGACAAATTGGTGCAGAATGTATCATTTTGGCTTCAAAAAGTTGAACAATTTCTAGATTTACAAccattttttaaacacaaaatgtttcgaTTAAACAAAAACCGTCGACTGTGCTTTATACCACCACATGGGCTCAAATCAAAGAGTGTTTGTCCTGGTTCAACTGGATCCATACCGAAAGCAAAGCCAAGCAGAGATACTTTATTGAAACTTTGTCACTTCTTCCAACCGTACAATAAAATGTTCATGCACCTTACAAACATGACATTCGACTGGAGATGTCAAGACGAGTCCATATAATAAGGTTCAAGCTTTTGCAGGCTGTAAAATGGAGTCTTGACAAAGTTCTGGCAATATAATAGTTGATTAGACATGTCTTCAACAATCGATGACTCAACAATTTAAACATGCTTTTCGACAAGAAATGTTTGCGACTGGGCATGTTAAAGATGAGAACCGCGAAATTTGCTTTATATCATGTACCACCACGTGAGTTCAAATAATACACCTTGCATATATAATATTCGACTAGAGATATCCAGAGTGGAGTGATAGCTTTAAGCAATATTGTCTCTAAATTCAAATAGACATGTCTTTGTCAATAGAAGACATGTCGTCACGGTGCCGAATACATGAGTGTGAACAACATATTGAGTACTCCATTGCGTCAGTCTATACAGAATGCAACAAAACCTTCAATTGACTTAAATAAGAGAAGTCTTGCGTAGAATATAGGAAAGCGTCTAACCACGGCACAATAAGAcctgtctgagagtacacagctgccttaacgcggctgtgtactctagacgttgtttctttcgcgaaattaagtttttttgatatgtttgtactttgttatgtttgttataaatacaaggaaaatccagatttataaactccaattGCAATATTTTacggattttatttcactattccactcgtgtttgaaatttaaaaggaaagaaaatctttgttgtaccagctaGGGTACAcccgcgcaacaacgcatcgcgctgcgtattgcgcaatttgttaacgcacataTACGCTACGCATATGCAACGcctatctgcatgcgcggcgcatcttatggaaacaccacggaagcactgatttcacaaaaacctagtggtcaaaaggctccgttttagctgataaaatgttgatttttttttcaagttctttcccccgatttaaatatctagttatgaatggatttcgctcaaacttctcaagttaCTGTGGAtatacccgatgttcacgtaatatccATGTGAAAGGACATTAGGACAACGCGGGAAAGTAGCTGGTACATCCATGAGTGTGAACACTGAACAATACATAATATCGATAATCatacataattaattagctagctatcttattttgcataattaattaacatttatgaaaattagtttataattatgcaaatatgtaaatTAGAGGCGGCTAAACAATGTAGTACATTTGATCATAGgtaaacactttgaccaagtttaaaGACAAAATTCTGCAAAAATAAAAGTAACATGTTAACATGTTGATCAGGTATgacttttgtaaaatatacaagggtggtttttgtgctattttgaccattttgggctatttttgaatttcaaattgtacatattttgagccttaatagCTCTTAATATGCTTTTTATTTGACTTAAATCGGACATTTAGATCAAAAGTTATGGCTGTTTCAACCGAAAGAACTTACCCGAAATTATTTTTCTCCTATACTAATGAGTgcgttgtatttcttttgtattttattgtttttcaaggtgCGATATTTAATTCGTTAATGGCTAAAATTATTGTGGTTAACATAAATAAAGTTTTTTAtcaatctcatttgcataattttgtctgAATTTACATAGTTAGTGTTTCTAAACATAAAATGCCTTTTTTAGCCATTTGTCGTTTCGCGTTATTTCAAACCATCGCGAAGTGTTTTACCCACAACCACTCGTTCGATTGACTTTAAATTTAGCATGAATGTTGAAAATGCATTTATCTGCAAATCTATGAAGAGCAGTTTAAAgacttttgtttactttttgaaaattcATAAAATTGGCAAAAGCATTCGAAAGTATGTCTCATACCGATTTTGAACTCTATAATGTTTTCATAAAGTATTCAAACACTGCGCGATGCGATAACCTTAAAATATTCAATatggccgccgttaccatggcaacggaaGTGACGACACAaataaaaactaagcaaaatgaATCGCAATGTCAATATAGATAACCTGACCAAATATGAAGTTGATTTAgtgtttactttgaaaaatcaccCTTGGCAGATAAGTCTCCCCTGAAAGAGCTGGAAATACATCGTCACactactacgataaaaatatagTACTAAAAATGTTTCCTCGtcacacttttgttttgttttcgagaTTATGtagaaaacacacaaaatatgaGACGATAAGAGTCTTTTAAAAACATTGAACCAGGTtttatgaggagtgttacccccgggtggggaaatattttcacaattacatttttctctttcattagACATC containing:
- the LOC140145330 gene encoding heparan sulfate glucosamine 3-O-sulfotransferase 5-like → MSSSLWNLVMELNYPVFLNLTLPAKWKALKDMLNLCGYEQRLTDVINIGVKKSGTSMFQQFFIKHPQIVRALDSEVHFFDWNYHKGIGYYRSRMMFASSEMLSFEKTPRYFRTKDAPSNMVKDLPDHVKFILLVKDPVKRSISEFRHNLQMKSKRTGLMNRTEHSGGIRFENEVLRQDGEVNVDSEIIDTSLYAKHFSNWLDYYPREKFLILDYDKLVQNVSFWLQKVEQFLDLQPFFKHKMFRLNKNRRLCFIPPHGLKSKSVCPGSTGSIPKAKPSRDTLLKLCHFFQPYNKMFMHLTNMTFDWRCQDESI